A genomic segment from Luteibacter aegosomatis encodes:
- the mnmE gene encoding tRNA uridine-5-carboxymethylaminomethyl(34) synthesis GTPase MnmE: MTNGTDTIAAIATGAGAAGVGAVRVSGPLAPTIAATLLGREPVPRHAHFAAFRDVDGELIDRGLLLSFPAPASYTGEHVVELQGHGSAVLLDALLRRCIELGARLARPGEFTERAFLNGKLDLAQAEAVADLVAATSRAGARAALRSMEGVFSARVDELLAELIGLRVHIEAAIDFPEEEIDFLADPVVADNLAALRAHLDELLIETRRGVRLNDGIAVAIVGRPNAGKSSLLNALAGQERAIVTDVAGTTRDVLREAIHIDGVALELADTAGLRDSDDMVEREGIRRARAQLERCDVALLVTDAEHADADRAFFDGTPEHAARITVVNKIDIGRIAARHEGDTLWLSAHTGEGLDTLRTVLKELATAGAGEGAFSARRRHVAALERVHDHLRRTAAALHDTRAGELAAEELRQAQQALGELTGTYSSDDLLGAIFGSFCIGK; this comes from the coding sequence ATGACAAACGGCACCGACACCATCGCGGCCATCGCCACCGGCGCCGGCGCGGCGGGCGTCGGTGCCGTTCGCGTTTCCGGTCCCCTCGCGCCGACGATCGCCGCCACCCTGCTCGGCCGCGAACCCGTGCCACGGCATGCGCATTTCGCGGCGTTCCGCGACGTCGATGGCGAGTTGATCGATCGCGGCCTGTTGCTCTCATTCCCGGCCCCGGCGTCGTACACCGGCGAACACGTGGTGGAACTGCAAGGCCACGGCAGCGCCGTCCTGCTCGACGCCCTGCTCCGCCGTTGCATCGAACTCGGCGCGCGCCTCGCGAGGCCGGGCGAATTCACCGAACGCGCGTTCCTCAACGGCAAGCTCGATCTCGCCCAGGCCGAGGCCGTGGCCGATCTCGTCGCGGCTACGTCGCGTGCCGGTGCGCGCGCGGCGTTGCGTTCGATGGAAGGGGTGTTCTCCGCGCGCGTGGACGAGTTGCTCGCCGAACTCATCGGGCTGCGCGTGCACATCGAGGCGGCCATCGATTTTCCCGAGGAGGAGATCGATTTCCTCGCCGACCCAGTCGTTGCCGACAACCTTGCCGCACTTCGCGCGCATCTCGACGAACTGCTGATCGAAACCCGTCGCGGCGTTCGCCTCAACGACGGCATCGCCGTCGCCATCGTCGGCCGCCCGAACGCGGGCAAGTCGAGCCTGCTCAACGCGTTGGCAGGCCAGGAGCGCGCGATCGTCACCGACGTCGCGGGTACCACGCGCGATGTGTTGCGTGAAGCCATCCACATCGACGGCGTTGCCCTGGAACTGGCCGACACGGCGGGCCTTCGCGACTCGGACGACATGGTGGAACGCGAGGGCATCCGCCGCGCGCGCGCGCAACTCGAGCGTTGCGACGTCGCGCTGCTCGTGACCGATGCCGAACACGCGGATGCCGACCGCGCCTTCTTCGACGGCACCCCCGAACACGCGGCACGCATCACCGTCGTCAACAAGATCGACATCGGCCGCATCGCCGCGCGCCACGAAGGTGACACCTTGTGGCTGTCGGCTCACACCGGCGAAGGCCTCGACACGCTACGAACCGTGTTGAAGGAACTCGCTACCGCCGGTGCCGGTGAAGGCGCCTTCAGTGCCCGTCGCCGCCACGTGGCGGCTCTGGAACGGGTTCACGATCATCTCCGCCGAACGGCCGCCGCGCTTCACGATACCCGCGCGGGCGAACTGGCCGCCGAAGAACTGCGTCAGGCACAGCAGGCGCTCGGTGAGCTTACGGGAACCTACTCCTCGGACGATCTGCTGGGCGCGATCTTCGGGTCTTTCTGCATAGGAAAGTGA
- a CDS encoding LysR family transcriptional regulator, translating into MQPDNLSHLAAFAAVARHASFRKAGAELALSTSAISYAIRGLEERLGVVLFHRTTRSVSLTEAGRRLFERLQPALRDVSDALGEMNDFRAKPAGNLRINMPRTAAQLLLPPLLSVFLRRYPDIHFEAVDNDGLIDIVADGYDAGIRLHEVVPEDMVAVPFGPPQRMACVATPAYLAERGVPRHPYELATHDCIRYRFPSGRIYKWEFEQGETRLEIDVRGRCTFGDLGYCADAAASGVGIAMVLEDQVIDHLRDGRLARLLDDWCPPYPGYMLYYPRQRRVTSALRAFIDLLRELGPGLGRLS; encoded by the coding sequence ATGCAGCCCGATAACCTTTCCCACCTCGCGGCCTTCGCCGCCGTCGCCCGCCACGCCAGCTTCCGCAAGGCGGGCGCGGAGTTGGCCCTGTCCACGTCGGCGATCAGCTACGCCATTCGCGGCCTGGAAGAGCGGCTCGGCGTGGTCCTGTTCCATCGGACCACGCGCAGCGTTTCCCTGACGGAGGCCGGACGGCGCCTGTTCGAGCGCCTGCAGCCGGCCCTGCGCGATGTGAGCGACGCCCTCGGCGAAATGAACGATTTCCGGGCCAAGCCGGCGGGCAACCTCAGGATCAACATGCCGCGCACCGCCGCCCAGCTGCTGCTGCCGCCGTTGTTGTCGGTCTTCCTGAGGCGCTACCCCGACATCCACTTCGAGGCGGTCGACAACGACGGTCTGATCGACATCGTGGCCGACGGCTACGACGCGGGCATCCGCCTGCACGAGGTGGTGCCCGAGGACATGGTGGCCGTGCCCTTCGGGCCGCCGCAGCGCATGGCCTGCGTGGCCACGCCTGCCTACTTGGCCGAACGGGGCGTCCCGCGGCATCCCTACGAACTGGCCACCCACGACTGCATCCGCTACCGCTTCCCCAGCGGGCGCATCTACAAGTGGGAGTTCGAACAGGGCGAGACCCGGCTGGAGATCGACGTGCGCGGTCGCTGCACGTTCGGCGACCTCGGCTATTGCGCCGACGCCGCGGCATCCGGCGTCGGCATCGCCATGGTGCTCGAGGACCAGGTCATCGATCACCTGCGCGACGGGCGCCTCGCGCGGCTGCTGGACGACTGGTGCCCGCCCTATCCCGGTTACATGCTGTACTACCCGCGCCAGCGACGCGTCACCTCGGCGCTGAGGGCGTTCATCGATCTTCTGCGTGAGCTGGGGCCCGGGCTGGGTCGCCTTTCATGA
- a CDS encoding MFS transporter, whose product MSSSPVSQRVAPPVRAPHVGLVILALAVGGFAIGTTEFASMSMLPLFAEGLGIDAPTAGHAISAYALGVVVGAPVITVIGARLPRRRLLLLLMAMFTVFNGLTGLSPTYHWMLLFRFLAGLPHGAYFGVAALVASSLVPPNRRTRAVGQMFLGLTVATIAGVPLASWLGQAVGWRWSFALVAVLGLMTMSAVFAFAPNPPADSQASPLRELGALKRPQVWITLGIGAIGFGGMFAVYTYLADILLRVTHMPLGAVPWIMGVFGVGLTLGNMIVPVFADRALMRTAGALLVWALVMLAVFPFAAGNVWTLGTMVFLIGISGALATVLQTRLMDVAGDAQALAAALNHSAFNTANALGPFLGGLAIANGYGWTSPAWVGSGLAVCGLLLWSVSVAMDRRGAEAATAETC is encoded by the coding sequence ATGTCCTCGTCCCCTGTGTCCCAACGGGTGGCCCCGCCCGTTCGCGCGCCCCATGTCGGCCTGGTGATCCTCGCCCTGGCCGTGGGCGGTTTCGCCATCGGCACCACCGAGTTCGCCTCGATGAGCATGCTGCCGCTGTTCGCCGAAGGCCTCGGCATCGACGCGCCGACGGCCGGCCATGCGATCAGCGCGTACGCGCTGGGTGTGGTGGTCGGTGCCCCGGTGATCACGGTGATCGGCGCGCGCCTGCCGCGCCGCCGACTGCTGCTGTTGCTGATGGCGATGTTCACGGTGTTCAACGGCCTGACCGGCTTGTCACCCACGTATCACTGGATGCTGCTGTTCCGTTTTCTCGCCGGGTTGCCGCATGGCGCCTACTTCGGCGTGGCGGCACTGGTAGCCAGCTCGCTCGTGCCGCCCAACCGGCGTACGCGCGCGGTGGGCCAGATGTTCCTCGGCCTCACCGTCGCCACCATCGCCGGCGTGCCGCTGGCGAGCTGGCTGGGCCAGGCCGTGGGCTGGCGTTGGAGCTTCGCGCTGGTGGCGGTGCTGGGCCTGATGACGATGAGCGCGGTCTTCGCGTTCGCACCGAATCCGCCGGCCGATTCGCAAGCGAGCCCGCTGCGCGAACTCGGTGCGCTGAAGCGTCCACAGGTGTGGATCACCCTCGGCATCGGCGCCATCGGTTTCGGCGGCATGTTCGCGGTGTACACCTATCTGGCCGATATCCTGCTGCGCGTGACGCACATGCCACTCGGCGCGGTGCCCTGGATCATGGGCGTATTCGGCGTGGGCCTCACCCTCGGCAACATGATCGTACCGGTCTTCGCCGATCGCGCCTTGATGCGCACGGCCGGCGCGTTGCTGGTCTGGGCGCTCGTCATGCTCGCCGTCTTTCCCTTCGCTGCGGGCAACGTATGGACGCTCGGCACGATGGTGTTCCTCATCGGCATCAGTGGCGCGCTCGCCACCGTGTTGCAGACGCGGCTGATGGACGTCGCCGGCGACGCGCAGGCGTTGGCTGCGGCGCTCAACCATTCGGCATTCAACACGGCGAACGCGCTGGGTCCCTTCCTCGGCGGCCTCGCGATCGCCAATGGCTACGGCTGGACGTCGCCGGCCTGGGTCGGTAGCGGCCTGGCCGTGTGCGGTTTGCTGTTGTGGAGCGTGTCGGTGGCGATGGATCGCCGGGGTGCGGAAGCCGCCACGGCGGAAACCTGCTGA